Proteins co-encoded in one Kutzneria chonburiensis genomic window:
- a CDS encoding HNH endonuclease signature motif containing protein produces the protein MSSLSHNGFTLSSDTHTSSRSLRGRRIAGMDRKVARIIEIEHQKRALAAEQLRLTAEIATDEYVATDLAMALQLSPSNAEDYVDWATRVETYFPDVIDAMAAGIISERSAHAIVDPTRFYPEELAQRVVSATLATAAGRTPQQLRRSSLGRLQRADPALHFLKREEARRNRKVIIYDEEDSMATLACQQPAEIAQAMYTKIDRIAQQETKNGRTIDEVRADVMAGLILEDPKTAGVKPLIQVTVPITALLGVDERPGQLDAGQLIPAPVVRELMSHPGTVFHRLLTDKAGQLLEYSPDIYRPKADVDRFIRTRHRTCVMPCCSHPSRSCDIDHATAWPEGKSTGTNLGPLDRKHHRYKHATKAKVTIADDGTTTLETRWGLTYTTKPEPVEEPPF, from the coding sequence ATGAGCTCGTTGTCTCACAACGGGTTCACTCTATCGAGCGATACTCATACGTCGAGTCGATCTTTGCGCGGGCGTAGAATCGCTGGTATGGACAGGAAAGTCGCTCGTATCATCGAGATCGAGCACCAGAAACGAGCACTCGCCGCCGAGCAACTCCGCCTCACCGCCGAGATCGCCACCGACGAATACGTCGCCACCGACCTCGCCATGGCCCTACAGCTCTCGCCCTCCAACGCCGAGGACTACGTCGACTGGGCCACCCGCGTCGAGACCTACTTCCCCGACGTCATCGACGCCATGGCCGCCGGCATCATCAGCGAACGCTCCGCCCACGCCATCGTCGATCCGACGCGGTTCTATCCCGAAGAGCTCGCTCAACGGGTCGTGAGCGCCACCCTGGCGACCGCCGCCGGCCGCACGCCGCAACAACTCCGGCGCTCATCCCTGGGCCGGCTGCAACGGGCCGACCCCGCGCTGCACTTCCTCAAACGGGAAGAAGCCCGCCGCAACCGCAAAGTCATCATCTACGACGAAGAAGACAGCATGGCCACCCTGGCCTGCCAACAACCCGCCGAGATCGCCCAAGCGATGTACACCAAGATCGATCGGATCGCCCAACAGGAAACGAAAAACGGGCGCACGATCGACGAGGTCCGTGCCGATGTCATGGCGGGGTTGATCCTGGAAGACCCCAAGACCGCTGGTGTGAAGCCGTTGATTCAGGTGACTGTGCCGATCACCGCCTTGCTCGGTGTGGATGAGCGGCCGGGCCAGTTGGACGCCGGTCAGTTGATCCCCGCGCCGGTCGTCCGGGAGCTGATGTCCCACCCGGGCACCGTGTTTCACCGGCTGCTGACCGACAAAGCCGGGCAGCTGCTGGAGTACAGCCCGGACATCTACCGGCCGAAGGCCGATGTGGACCGGTTCATCCGGACCCGGCACAGGACGTGTGTGATGCCGTGCTGCTCGCATCCCTCGCGGTCCTGCGACATCGACCACGCCACCGCCTGGCCGGAAGGCAAGTCGACCGGGACGAATCTCGGGCCGTTGGATCGAAAGCATCATCGGTACAAGCACGCGACCAAGGCGAAGGTGACCATCGCGGACGATGGCACGACGACGCTGGAGACCCGGTGGGGGCTGACCTACACGACCAAGCCGGAGCCTGTTGAGGAACCCCCGTTCTAG
- a CDS encoding ABC transporter substrate-binding protein → MKGFLPVAAVGLLLAGCAAAAPDDQLRLGYLGNLTHATAMVGVANGFFQKSLGDTRLTTQVFNAGPAEMTALLGGQLDAAYVGPSSALNGYVRSHGQALKIVAGATMGGAELVVRAGIDTPAQLRGKTLATPQLGNTQDVALRYWLSQHGMKTTPDGGGDVAVRPQDNATTLDQFRAGKIDGAWLPEPWASRLVIEARATVLVDENDLWPGGHFASTDLVVSTKFLREHPDTVRRLIAGELATNDWIAGNSAQAAKTVNTELRRLTGAALTEPEISRAWDEQQVTEDPLASTVGVQADHAVSVGLMSATDLRGIVDVGPLNAELEAAGKVKVDDAGLGDRQ, encoded by the coding sequence ATGAAGGGGTTCTTACCGGTCGCGGCCGTCGGACTGCTGCTGGCCGGCTGCGCCGCCGCCGCTCCCGACGATCAACTGCGGCTGGGATACCTGGGCAATCTCACCCATGCCACCGCGATGGTCGGCGTGGCCAACGGGTTCTTCCAGAAGTCGCTGGGGGACACCCGTCTCACCACGCAGGTGTTCAACGCCGGGCCGGCAGAGATGACGGCGCTGCTCGGCGGCCAGCTCGACGCGGCCTACGTCGGCCCGTCCTCGGCGCTGAACGGGTATGTCCGCAGTCACGGTCAGGCCCTGAAGATCGTGGCCGGTGCGACCATGGGCGGCGCCGAGCTGGTTGTCCGCGCGGGCATCGACACGCCGGCGCAGCTGCGTGGGAAAACGCTTGCCACGCCCCAGCTCGGCAACACGCAGGACGTCGCCCTGCGCTACTGGCTCAGTCAGCACGGCATGAAGACCACGCCCGACGGCGGCGGTGACGTCGCGGTTCGCCCGCAGGACAACGCCACCACCCTCGACCAGTTCCGCGCCGGCAAGATCGACGGCGCCTGGCTGCCCGAGCCGTGGGCATCGCGGCTGGTCATCGAGGCGCGGGCGACGGTGTTGGTGGACGAGAACGACCTGTGGCCGGGCGGCCACTTCGCCAGCACGGACCTGGTGGTGTCGACCAAATTCCTGCGCGAGCATCCGGACACCGTGCGGCGGCTGATCGCCGGAGAACTGGCCACCAACGACTGGATTGCCGGGAATTCCGCCCAGGCCGCGAAAACCGTGAACACCGAGTTGCGGCGGCTGACCGGGGCGGCGCTGACCGAGCCGGAGATCTCCCGCGCCTGGGACGAGCAGCAGGTCACCGAGGACCCGCTGGCCTCGACCGTCGGCGTGCAGGCCGACCACGCGGTGAGCGTCGGGCTGATGTCGGCGACCGACCTGCGCGGCATCGTGGACGTCGGGCCGTTGAACGCGGAGCTCGAGGCCGCGGGCAAGGTCAAGGTCGACGACGCCGGCTTGGGGGACAGGCAATGA
- a CDS encoding ABC transporter permease, producing the protein MARPEPNGLARLEAGLDLLSGARAAPRRRLRQLLLPPLVAIAVVLLGWQGLYLAGVQPDWVLPGPGEVWHSLATAAGRGEVWSSIGNSLSRGALGFLVSVLIGTPLGVVVGRSQPVRTAVGPILSGLQNLPSVAWVPPAVIFFGVTPATIYTVILLGAVPSIANGLVSGLDQVPPLYLKVGRNLGAKGFSAVVHVLLPAALPGYVAGLKQGWAFAWRSLMAAEIIATSASLGHGLGQLLKQAQDTNDMALAFGTIALVLVVGIGVNQLVFAPVERHVLRAHGLARKRP; encoded by the coding sequence ATGGCCAGACCTGAGCCGAACGGACTGGCCCGGCTGGAGGCGGGCCTCGACCTGCTGTCCGGCGCGCGGGCCGCGCCGCGGCGAAGACTTCGTCAACTCCTGCTGCCGCCGCTGGTCGCTATCGCGGTGGTGCTGCTGGGCTGGCAGGGCCTGTATCTGGCCGGCGTGCAACCCGACTGGGTGTTGCCGGGTCCGGGCGAGGTATGGCACTCGCTGGCCACCGCGGCCGGCCGGGGCGAGGTGTGGTCCAGCATCGGCAACAGCCTTTCCCGTGGCGCGCTGGGTTTTCTCGTGTCGGTGCTGATCGGCACGCCGCTCGGCGTCGTGGTCGGGCGAAGTCAGCCGGTGCGGACCGCGGTCGGGCCGATCCTGTCCGGCCTGCAGAACCTGCCGTCGGTGGCGTGGGTGCCGCCCGCGGTCATCTTCTTCGGAGTCACGCCGGCCACCATCTACACGGTGATCCTGCTCGGCGCGGTGCCGTCCATCGCCAACGGCCTGGTGTCGGGGCTGGACCAGGTGCCGCCGCTGTACCTCAAGGTGGGTCGGAACCTCGGTGCGAAAGGCTTTTCTGCGGTGGTGCACGTGCTGCTGCCGGCGGCGCTGCCCGGCTATGTCGCCGGATTGAAGCAGGGCTGGGCCTTCGCCTGGCGCTCGCTGATGGCCGCCGAGATCATCGCCACCTCGGCCTCGCTGGGCCACGGACTCGGACAGTTGCTGAAACAAGCCCAGGACACCAACGACATGGCGCTGGCCTTCGGCACCATTGCGCTGGTGCTCGTGGTGGGCATCGGCGTGAACCAGCTGGTGTTCGCCCCGGTGGAGCGGCATGTGCTGCGAGCACACGGTTTGGCCCGCAAACGTCCATAG
- a CDS encoding serine hydrolase domain-containing protein, whose amino-acid sequence MLLPSNGAYAVLGKIVADVTGVPYAEAMRELVLTPLDMLSTDFPTTWPGGAVVTGYHLAEDGTFEEAERHVSTMAAAGGAWTTAPDLVRFGRNWTTLLPADKVAEAIRPQAGPGSAKVGLGWLVNPAGDLYGHSGAGPGAGASLLISLSAGEVTVAATNRQVPMEPVNARLRRPIA is encoded by the coding sequence GTGCTGCTGCCGAGCAACGGGGCGTACGCGGTGCTGGGCAAGATCGTCGCCGACGTGACCGGGGTGCCCTACGCCGAGGCGATGAGAGAACTCGTCCTGACACCGCTGGACATGCTCAGCACGGACTTCCCCACAACGTGGCCGGGAGGCGCCGTGGTCACCGGATACCACCTGGCCGAGGACGGGACGTTCGAGGAGGCGGAACGCCACGTCTCGACCATGGCGGCGGCCGGCGGTGCGTGGACCACGGCGCCAGACCTGGTGCGGTTCGGCCGCAACTGGACGACCCTGCTGCCGGCGGACAAGGTCGCGGAGGCCATCCGGCCCCAAGCGGGACCGGGATCGGCCAAGGTGGGCCTGGGCTGGCTCGTGAACCCGGCGGGTGACCTGTACGGCCACTCCGGCGCCGGCCCGGGCGCGGGGGCGTCACTGCTGATCAGCCTGAGCGCAGGCGAGGTGACGGTGGCGGCGACCAACCGCCAGGTGCCGATGGAACCCGTCAACGCCCGCCTGCGCCGGCCCATCGCCTAG
- a CDS encoding ABC transporter ATP-binding protein, producing the protein MTVVAPRSTRTAVALHGVGKSFDTGPPVLEDISLEVRSGEFVCLLGASGCGKSTLLNLIAGLDTPTAGHVELAGGHAALMFQESALFPWLTAARNVELALRLRGVPRKERQAEARRLLSLVRLEQARNKRAHELSGGMRQRVALARALAQGSEVLLMDEPFAALDAITRDVLHEELVRLWQTAGFSTVFVTHNVREAVRLAQRVVLLSSLPGRIAREWTVDIPHPRRIEDPAVARLSVEITEHLREEISRHGQT; encoded by the coding sequence ATGACCGTCGTAGCCCCGAGATCGACCCGTACGGCCGTCGCCCTGCACGGCGTGGGCAAGTCCTTCGACACCGGGCCGCCGGTGCTGGAGGACATCTCACTCGAGGTCCGGTCCGGCGAATTCGTCTGTCTGCTGGGCGCTTCCGGCTGCGGCAAGTCGACGCTGCTCAACCTGATCGCCGGTCTGGACACGCCCACCGCCGGCCACGTCGAGCTGGCCGGCGGCCATGCGGCGCTGATGTTCCAGGAGTCGGCGCTGTTCCCGTGGCTGACGGCCGCTCGCAACGTGGAGCTGGCGCTGCGCCTGCGGGGAGTGCCACGCAAGGAGCGGCAGGCCGAGGCCCGGCGGTTGTTGTCCTTGGTGCGTCTGGAACAAGCCCGAAACAAACGGGCCCACGAGCTGTCCGGCGGCATGCGGCAGCGGGTGGCGCTGGCCCGGGCCCTGGCCCAGGGCAGCGAAGTGCTGCTGATGGACGAGCCGTTCGCCGCGCTGGACGCGATCACCCGGGACGTGCTGCACGAGGAGCTGGTGCGGCTGTGGCAGACCGCCGGCTTCAGCACGGTGTTCGTCACGCACAACGTGCGTGAGGCGGTGCGGCTGGCTCAACGTGTGGTGCTGCTGTCCTCGCTGCCGGGCCGGATCGCGCGGGAGTGGACGGTGGACATCCCGCATCCCCGGCGGATCGAGGATCCGGCGGTGGCGCGGCTGTCCGTGGAGATCACCGAGCATCTGCGGGAGGAGATCAGCAGACATGGCCAGACCTGA
- the cysD gene encoding sulfate adenylyltransferase subunit CysD, with product MRATTRARHILSHLDTLEAESVHILREVAAEFERPALLFSGGKDSTVMLHLARKAFAPAPIPFPLLHVDTGHNFPETLEFRDRTVARFRVRLLVADVQSYIDAGELRERPDGTRNPLQTLPLLRAIEANRFDAVLGGGRRDEEKARAKERVFSLRDDFGQWDPRRQRPELWRLYNGRHRPGEHMRVFPLSNWTELDVWGYIRAEGIELPEIYFTHRRTVFLRDGMWLAPGSWGGPGDGEPVQDRMVRYRTVGDMSCTGAVDSPASSVDEVIAEIAASRVTERGSSRADDRMSEAAMEDRKREGYF from the coding sequence GTGAGGGCGACGACCCGAGCACGACACATCCTCTCCCACCTCGACACCCTCGAGGCCGAGTCGGTGCACATCCTGCGCGAGGTGGCGGCCGAGTTCGAGCGCCCGGCGCTGCTGTTCTCCGGCGGCAAGGACTCGACGGTGATGCTGCACCTGGCCCGCAAGGCCTTCGCCCCGGCGCCGATCCCGTTTCCGCTGTTACATGTGGACACCGGGCACAATTTCCCGGAGACACTGGAGTTCCGCGACCGCACGGTGGCCCGCTTCCGCGTGCGGCTTCTGGTCGCCGATGTCCAGTCCTACATCGACGCCGGCGAGCTGAGGGAACGTCCCGACGGGACCCGCAATCCACTGCAGACCCTGCCGCTGTTGCGGGCCATCGAGGCCAACCGGTTCGACGCCGTGCTCGGCGGCGGCCGCCGCGACGAGGAGAAGGCCCGGGCCAAGGAACGGGTTTTCTCGCTGCGGGACGACTTCGGCCAGTGGGACCCGCGCCGGCAGCGGCCGGAGCTGTGGCGGCTGTACAACGGGCGACACCGGCCGGGCGAACACATGCGCGTCTTTCCCTTGTCCAACTGGACCGAGCTGGACGTATGGGGCTACATCCGGGCCGAGGGCATCGAGTTGCCGGAGATCTACTTCACCCACCGGCGCACCGTCTTTCTCCGCGACGGCATGTGGCTCGCGCCGGGGTCGTGGGGCGGGCCCGGTGACGGGGAGCCGGTGCAGGACCGGATGGTGCGGTACCGCACCGTCGGCGACATGTCCTGCACCGGCGCCGTCGACTCGCCGGCGTCCTCTGTGGACGAGGTGATCGCCGAGATCGCCGCGTCCCGTGTCACGGAACGGGGTTCCAGCCGCGCCGACGACCGGATGTCCGAGGCCGCCATGGAGGACCGCAAGCGGGAGGGCTACTTCTGA
- a CDS encoding RICIN domain-containing protein, giving the protein MRRRAIVPVLTSGVLAAFAVIAMVLTGVVPASAAAPHASQQTFLTFYGWWDNTPPGGDISHPVKHKTAGGVGTFDDPITFATSTKEVKPGGKIYVPRVGKYFIMEDDCDECNSDWNGKGPNGGPKLAHFDLWLGGKGGDPFKAIQCEVALTHYNKDNTPTMEPVIVDPDANQKVSKDPIFNTSTGECYGGAKPTITVGPYKNPASAVCLDAPASATKIGVKACDGTVNQNFTFDGTFLSIRNLCADSKGGDIALKKCTGGPTQQWSANPSGTISDIQTGKKCFRATKTAVTAGSCSGSAAQWTFPAA; this is encoded by the coding sequence ATGAGGAGACGAGCGATCGTCCCCGTCCTGACGTCCGGTGTGCTCGCGGCGTTCGCCGTCATCGCCATGGTGCTCACCGGAGTTGTGCCGGCGTCGGCCGCCGCGCCGCACGCGTCCCAGCAGACCTTCCTGACTTTTTACGGTTGGTGGGACAACACGCCGCCCGGTGGCGACATCTCGCACCCGGTCAAGCACAAGACCGCCGGCGGCGTCGGCACCTTCGACGACCCGATCACCTTCGCCACGTCCACCAAGGAGGTGAAGCCCGGCGGCAAGATCTACGTGCCGCGGGTGGGCAAGTACTTCATCATGGAGGACGACTGCGACGAGTGCAATTCGGACTGGAACGGCAAGGGCCCCAACGGCGGACCCAAGCTGGCCCACTTCGACCTCTGGCTGGGCGGCAAGGGCGGCGACCCGTTCAAGGCCATCCAGTGCGAGGTCGCGCTCACGCACTACAACAAGGACAACACGCCGACCATGGAGCCGGTGATCGTCGACCCGGACGCCAACCAGAAGGTCAGCAAGGACCCGATCTTCAACACGAGCACCGGCGAGTGCTACGGCGGCGCGAAGCCGACGATCACGGTCGGCCCGTACAAGAACCCCGCCTCGGCGGTGTGCCTCGACGCGCCGGCCAGTGCCACCAAGATCGGCGTGAAGGCCTGTGACGGCACGGTCAACCAGAACTTCACGTTCGACGGCACCTTCCTGAGCATCCGCAACCTGTGCGCCGACTCCAAGGGCGGCGACATCGCGCTCAAGAAGTGCACCGGCGGCCCGACACAGCAGTGGTCGGCCAACCCGAGCGGCACCATCTCGGACATCCAGACCGGCAAGAAGTGCTTCCGCGCGACGAAGACCGCGGTGACCGCGGGCAGTTGTTCCGGCTCGGCGGCGCAATGGACCTTCCCCGCGGCCTGA
- a CDS encoding right-handed parallel beta-helix repeat-containing protein, which translates to MIKALTALALVAPFVVQPAASTINVSTAAQLIAALKAAKPGDTIQLADGDYGDQFVATTSGTASAPITLVGSAKAVLHDPKFEASDTDCPSGLTGYGLWLNGASYWNLKGFSVTKSKKGIVLDGATHVTIDSVSVHDIGFEGVHFRKSSAYGVIKNSSVYNTGLEQPGYGEGVYIGSSNSNWACYGTNKGKNPDAGDFVQVLGNKIGPNVAAEGLDVKEGTKGGVVDGNTFDGTGEKNENSADSAIDVKGDGYKFTNNTVKNAFLDAIQTHNLWKKTGCGNTFSNNTLTVTNKDGYGINSTNQSSCVSSKSPNIIGASNKSTGGKGLSKTPVTPGA; encoded by the coding sequence ATGATCAAAGCCCTGACCGCTCTCGCGCTGGTCGCGCCGTTCGTCGTGCAGCCGGCGGCATCGACCATCAACGTCAGCACCGCGGCCCAGCTGATCGCCGCACTGAAGGCGGCCAAGCCCGGCGACACCATCCAGCTGGCCGACGGTGACTACGGCGACCAGTTCGTGGCCACCACCTCCGGCACGGCGTCCGCGCCGATCACCCTTGTCGGCAGTGCCAAGGCGGTGCTGCACGACCCGAAGTTCGAGGCCAGCGACACCGACTGCCCGTCAGGGCTGACCGGCTACGGCCTGTGGCTCAACGGCGCGAGTTACTGGAACCTCAAGGGTTTCAGCGTGACCAAGTCGAAGAAGGGCATCGTCCTCGACGGTGCCACCCACGTGACCATCGACTCGGTCTCCGTGCACGACATCGGCTTCGAGGGCGTGCACTTCCGCAAGAGCAGCGCCTACGGTGTGATCAAGAACTCGAGCGTGTACAACACCGGTCTCGAGCAGCCCGGCTACGGCGAAGGTGTCTACATCGGTTCGTCCAACAGCAACTGGGCGTGCTACGGCACGAACAAGGGCAAGAACCCGGACGCCGGCGACTTCGTCCAGGTGCTGGGCAACAAGATCGGGCCCAACGTCGCGGCCGAGGGCCTCGACGTCAAGGAGGGCACCAAGGGCGGCGTTGTCGACGGCAACACGTTCGACGGGACCGGCGAGAAGAACGAGAACTCGGCCGACTCGGCGATCGACGTCAAGGGTGACGGCTACAAGTTCACCAACAACACGGTGAAAAACGCCTTCCTCGACGCCATCCAGACGCACAACCTGTGGAAGAAGACGGGCTGTGGCAACACGTTCAGCAACAACACGCTGACCGTGACCAACAAGGACGGCTACGGCATCAACTCCACGAACCAGAGTTCGTGCGTGTCGTCGAAGTCGCCCAACATCATCGGCGCGTCCAACAAGAGCACCGGCGGCAAGGGGCTGTCCAAGACCCCGGTCACGCCCGGCGCCTGA
- a CDS encoding sulfate adenylyltransferase subunit 1, giving the protein MTTTELPAGDLLRLATAGSVDDGKSTLVGRLLHDTSAVMPDQLEAVRRASLGRGLAEADLALLTDGLRAEREQGITIDVAYRYFATAKRRFILADTPGHVQYTRNMVTGASTAELAVILVDARHGFVEQTGRHTVVSALLRVPHVALAVNKMDLVDYDERIFASIAAEFSDYAGKLGVPDIVAIPMSALCGDNVVTPSSHMPWYAGPTLLEHLESVPTVGEPEATRLPVQYVIRATDFRGYAGQLASGLLRVGDPVVVSPAGHRTRIAGIEIGGTAVDEAFAPQSVLVRLADAVDVARGDLITPVSTMPEPTDRLTVVACQLASRPLRVGDRVLVRHTTRTVRAFVEAVEERLDVHDLTVDNPMDTLYTNEIALVSLRTGEPLAVDTYEFNRHCGAVLLIDEAGGDTLTAGMVGVPPWWP; this is encoded by the coding sequence ATGACCACCACCGAGCTTCCCGCCGGCGACCTGCTCCGGCTGGCCACCGCCGGCAGTGTCGACGACGGCAAGTCCACACTGGTCGGACGGCTGCTGCACGACACCAGCGCGGTCATGCCCGATCAGCTGGAGGCCGTGCGTCGGGCCTCGCTCGGCCGGGGACTGGCCGAGGCCGACCTGGCCCTGCTGACCGACGGCCTGCGCGCGGAACGGGAACAGGGCATCACCATCGACGTCGCCTACCGCTACTTCGCCACGGCCAAGCGGCGGTTCATCCTGGCCGACACGCCGGGACACGTGCAGTACACCAGGAACATGGTCACCGGCGCCTCGACCGCCGAGCTGGCGGTGATCCTGGTCGACGCCCGGCACGGCTTCGTCGAGCAGACCGGCCGGCACACCGTGGTGTCCGCGCTGCTGCGGGTTCCGCACGTGGCGTTGGCGGTGAACAAGATGGACCTGGTCGACTACGACGAGCGGATCTTCGCCTCGATCGCCGCCGAGTTCAGCGACTACGCCGGCAAACTGGGCGTGCCGGACATCGTCGCGATCCCGATGTCCGCGTTGTGCGGGGACAACGTGGTGACGCCGAGCTCGCACATGCCCTGGTACGCCGGGCCGACGCTGTTGGAGCACCTGGAGTCCGTGCCGACCGTGGGTGAACCGGAGGCGACTCGACTACCGGTGCAGTACGTCATCCGTGCGACCGATTTTCGTGGCTACGCCGGACAACTGGCTTCCGGCCTGCTCCGAGTGGGTGACCCGGTGGTCGTGTCCCCGGCCGGGCACCGCACCCGGATCGCCGGCATCGAGATCGGCGGCACGGCGGTGGACGAGGCCTTCGCGCCGCAGTCCGTGCTGGTACGGCTGGCCGATGCCGTGGATGTGGCCCGTGGTGACCTGATCACTCCGGTGTCGACGATGCCGGAGCCGACCGACCGGCTCACGGTTGTCGCCTGCCAGCTGGCTTCGCGGCCGCTGAGGGTGGGGGACCGGGTGCTGGTGCGGCATACCACCCGTACCGTGCGGGCGTTCGTCGAAGCGGTCGAGGAGCGGCTGGACGTGCACGACCTGACCGTCGACAACCCGATGGACACCTTGTACACCAACGAGATCGCACTGGTGTCGCTGCGAACGGGCGAGCCGCTCGCGGTCGACACCTACGAGTTCAACCGGCACTGCGGCGCCGTCCTGCTCATCGACGAGGCCGGCGGCGACACGCTGACGGCCGGAATGGTGGGCGTGCCGCCGTGGTGGCCATGA
- a CDS encoding right-handed parallel beta-helix repeat-containing protein: MLKAILASVLAAQALVQPAAAATTINVSTAAQLIAALKAVKPGDTIQLADGDYGDQFVATTSGTAAAPITLVGSAKAVLHDPKFKLGDTDCPSGQTGYGLWLQGANYWNLKGFSVTKSKKGIVLDGSSHVTIDGVSVHDIGYEGVHFRKSSSYGVIKNSTVTNTGQEEPGYGEGVYLGSANSNWSCYGATPSTPDASNYTQVLNNKIGPNVAAEGIDVKEGTHDGLISGNTLDGTGEKNQHDADSTMDIKGDKYTITGNTAKNAYLDTIQLHNVWGKTGCGNTFSKNTLTVTNKNGYGINATDQSQCTSSKAPNIIGASNKSTGGKGLSKTPTTPGV; the protein is encoded by the coding sequence GTGTTGAAGGCCATTCTCGCTTCCGTGCTCGCGGCTCAGGCACTCGTGCAGCCCGCCGCCGCGGCCACCACGATCAACGTCAGCACCGCCGCCCAGCTGATCGCCGCGTTGAAGGCGGTCAAGCCCGGCGACACCATCCAGCTGGCCGACGGCGACTACGGCGACCAGTTCGTCGCCACCACGTCCGGCACCGCCGCCGCGCCGATCACCCTTGTCGGCAGCGCCAAAGCCGTGCTGCACGACCCCAAGTTCAAGCTCGGCGACACCGACTGCCCGTCCGGCCAGACCGGCTACGGCCTGTGGCTGCAGGGCGCGAACTACTGGAACCTCAAGGGTTTCAGTGTGACCAAGTCCAAGAAGGGTATTGTGCTCGACGGCTCGTCGCACGTGACCATCGACGGTGTCAGCGTGCACGACATCGGGTACGAGGGCGTGCACTTCCGCAAGAGCAGCTCGTACGGCGTGATCAAGAACTCCACGGTGACCAACACCGGCCAGGAGGAGCCCGGCTACGGCGAGGGCGTGTACCTCGGTTCGGCCAACAGCAACTGGTCCTGCTACGGCGCCACCCCCAGCACGCCCGACGCCAGCAACTACACCCAGGTGCTGAACAACAAGATCGGGCCCAACGTGGCCGCCGAGGGCATCGACGTCAAGGAGGGCACCCATGACGGGCTGATCTCCGGCAACACCCTCGACGGGACCGGCGAGAAGAACCAGCACGACGCCGATTCCACAATGGACATCAAGGGTGACAAGTACACAATCACCGGCAACACCGCCAAGAACGCCTATCTTGACACCATCCAGCTGCACAACGTGTGGGGCAAGACGGGGTGCGGCAACACGTTCAGCAAGAACACGCTGACCGTGACCAACAAGAACGGCTACGGCATCAACGCCACCGACCAGAGCCAGTGCACCTCGTCGAAGGCGCCGAACATCATCGGCGCCTCCAACAAGAGCACCGGTGGCAAGGGCCTGTCCAAGACCCCCACCACCCCGGGGGTGTAG
- a CDS encoding serine hydrolase, which translates to MSPHAPRHEHGRELPERPDLRFLKVEAKRRLGAGEFPTLHEAQLAIAREHGYSSWTSLKTAIDNAGTILEHVQWVIDRYKRSDGADWTPPGEDDLHEHVTPRFLAQISADVLAKMLQSIAPSLREPLTVDASTGKTLRAEIGGLRLEASAEEERPHRITMLRLYPIAKRVTDERLGEQENRSTGTVPANAVTVADQSKAELGLPGLIMAGDGWTVCSGWRDLDTRDELTADHRFPAYGIAKVITATAVTLLLDDLDVRANTILRGTRLDDDEITVRDLLTHTSGVRSPDVQFAPEAPEFVYHDTIPCSGQGVCCCRATGRTRCWARSSPT; encoded by the coding sequence ATGAGCCCGCATGCACCGCGTCATGAGCACGGCCGTGAGCTGCCGGAGCGGCCCGATCTACGTTTCCTCAAGGTCGAGGCGAAGCGGCGGCTCGGTGCCGGGGAATTCCCCACACTGCATGAGGCGCAGCTGGCCATTGCCCGAGAGCATGGCTACTCGAGCTGGACGAGCCTGAAGACGGCGATCGACAACGCCGGCACGATCCTCGAGCACGTCCAGTGGGTCATCGACCGCTACAAGAGGTCCGATGGCGCGGACTGGACTCCGCCGGGTGAGGACGACCTCCATGAGCACGTCACGCCCAGGTTCCTGGCGCAGATCTCGGCGGACGTGCTGGCCAAGATGTTGCAGTCGATCGCACCAAGCCTGAGGGAACCGCTGACGGTCGACGCGTCGACTGGAAAGACGCTGAGGGCGGAGATCGGTGGGCTCAGGTTGGAGGCGTCGGCGGAGGAAGAGCGGCCCCATCGGATCACGATGCTCCGGCTGTACCCGATCGCCAAGCGAGTGACCGACGAGCGGCTGGGCGAGCAGGAGAACCGAAGCACGGGAACGGTGCCGGCCAACGCGGTCACGGTCGCTGATCAATCCAAGGCGGAGCTGGGACTGCCGGGGCTGATCATGGCGGGTGACGGGTGGACGGTGTGCTCAGGGTGGCGAGATCTGGACACGCGCGACGAGCTCACCGCCGACCACCGGTTCCCGGCCTACGGGATCGCCAAGGTCATCACGGCCACCGCGGTCACGCTCCTCCTCGACGACCTTGACGTAAGGGCGAACACGATCCTGCGCGGGACCCGGCTGGACGACGACGAGATCACGGTCCGCGACCTGCTCACCCACACCTCGGGGGTCCGCAGCCCCGACGTCCAGTTCGCCCCGGAAGCTCCGGAATTCGTCTACCACGACACCATTCCCTGTAGTGGACAAGGGGTGTGCTGCTGCCGAGCAACGGGGCGTACGCGGTGCTGGGCAAGATCGTCGCCGACGTGA